The following proteins come from a genomic window of Alnus glutinosa chromosome 10, dhAlnGlut1.1, whole genome shotgun sequence:
- the LOC133880510 gene encoding ankyrin repeat-containing protein BDA1-like, whose translation MDPRLVKAALNGNTIELQKLLQEDSLLLERDSVALYPETALHIATMGGQTEFVRELLKLKPDFATRLNKDGFSAIHIASANGFVETVRELLKFSRELAHLKSSDGKTSLHCAAVTGRVRVIEEVIGFSPDCIGDVTQRGETALHLAVKYNQFEAFKAMVDLSKQLNIKDIHILNAGDEDGNTVLHLAIARKQSQTVKLLLGGDGSQQEAVSANVTNKSGFTALNVSDVIQQMVGEPTDFIIRDLLLRAGALRGSEVEDEETTQVHHRQISVTTLPPQTLWQFLLHDISLLNPCRFWEMLAKEVKKSTSQTQNALLVVAVLIATITYQAILNPPNGIYNGKDYTAANISADLQEFIPFMVPNSIGFFASLAVIILVMDEFPLKALLGIAVRCMAASYVCGLLVIGPSGLNASRWAMTIIGMMVSVDLLRFGYWLVKRWSTEIRNRRIQQQRTFRVVSLANGAVASTGQESREHA comes from the exons ATGGATCCCAGGTTGGTGAAGGCAGCGCTGAATGGAAACACCATTGAACTGCAGAAATTACTTCAAGAGGACTCCCTCTTACTGGAGAGAGATTCAGTAGCCTTGTACCCTGAAACTGCCCTTCACATTGCAACCATGGGTGGGCAGACAGAGTTTGTGAGGGAGCTACTGAAGCTTAAACCAGATTTTGCCACCAGACTGAACAAGGACGGGTTTAGCGCAATACACATAGCCTCCGCCAATGGTTTTGTGGAAACAGTGAGAGAGTTACTGAAGTTTAGCCGTGAGCTTGCCCATCTCAAGAGCAGCGATGGGAAGACTTCTCTTCATTGTGCAGCTGTAACTGGGAGGGTTCGAGTCATTGAGGAAGTGATTGGCTTTTCTCCCGACTGTATCGGAGACGTGACTCAAAGAGGCGAGACTGCGCTTCACCTAGCCGTGAAGTATAACCAATTTGAGGCCTTCAAAGCCATGGTTGATCTATCGAAGCAGCTTAACATAAAGGACATTCACATTCTGAATGCTGGGGATGAAGATGGCAACACTGTATTACACCTTGCAATTGCAAGGAAGCAGAGTCAG ACTGTGAAATTGCTACTTGGTGGTGATGGAAGCCAACAAGAAGCAGTCAGTGCGAATGTAACCAACAAGAGTGGCTTCACTGCTTTGAATGTGTCCGATGTCATACAGCAAATGGTGGGTGAACCCACGGATTTCATAATCAGGGATTTGCTTCTGCGTGCAGGAGCCTTAAGAGGGTCAGAAGTTGAAGACGAGGAGACTACTCAAGTTCATCACAGGCAGATCTCGGTGACGACACTACCTCCCCAAACTCTCTGGCAGTTCTTATTACATGATATTTCACTTCTGAACCCTTGTAGGTTTTGGGAAATGTTAGCAAAGGAAGTGAAAAAGTCAACCTCACAAACTCAAAATGCTTTGCTGGTTGTGGCTGTACTTATCGCAACTATAACCTACCAAGCCATACTAAATCCTCCCAATGGTATTTATAACGGCAAAGATTACACTGCTGCTAATATATCAGCCGATTTACAAGAATTTATTCCATTCATGGTTCCCAACTCTATTGGATTTTTTGCATCGCTTGCGGTGATTATTTTGGTTATGGATGAGTTTCCACTCAAAGCATTGCTGGGGATCGCTGTGCGTTGCATGGCGGCAAGTTATGTTTGCGGGCTTTTGGTGATTGGACCTTCTGGTTTAAATGCTTCACGCTGGGCTATGACAATAATAGGAATGATGGTCTCCGTGGACTTACTTCGCTTCGGCTACTGGTTAGTCAAGAGATGGTCCACAGAAATTAGAAACAGAAGAATCCAACAGCAGAGAACCTTTCGTGTGGTTTCACTTGCCAATGGTGCTGTTGCATCTACTGGTCAGGAAAGCCGTGAGCATGCATGA
- the LOC133879407 gene encoding glycine-rich protein DC7.1-like encodes MTDLIITYSLIISLIDSSVLLRKMGSKAFLLLGLLLAIVLLVSSEVSPRDLAKTSSDQRKVEATKEANVVDDAKYGEFGGKRGGGYGGYQGGRSRDPRILTGLSGGRHRCPGNRSVGSEWNKGPGGCLPTDHDAETEAKPQN; translated from the exons ATGACTGATCTTATCATCACGTACTctttaataatttctttgatCGACAGTTCTGTGTTACTAAGAAAAATGGGTTCCAAGGCGTTTCTTTTGCTAGGTCTTTTGTTGGCTATTGTTCTTCTCGTCTCTTCGGAGGTGTCACCGAGAGACCTGGCTAAGACTTCCTCTGACCAGAGAAAAG TGGAGGCCACCAAAGAGGCCAATGTGGTAGATGATGCCAAATACGGTGAATTTGGAGGAAAACGTGGTGGCGGATATGGGGGATACCAAGGTGGGCGATCTCGAGATCCTAGAATTCTTACAGGTTTGTCCGGCGGCAGACATCGCTGCCCCGGCAATCGTAGCGTTGGCTCTGAGTGGAACAAAGGTCCCGGCGGTTGTCTCCCTACTGATCATGATGCAGAAACCGAAGCCAAGCCTCAAAACTAA